One part of the Musa acuminata AAA Group cultivar baxijiao chromosome BXJ1-5, Cavendish_Baxijiao_AAA, whole genome shotgun sequence genome encodes these proteins:
- the LOC135674082 gene encoding ATPase 10, plasma membrane-type-like isoform X1 — MEDLNKPLLDPENFTQDSMDLERMPLEEVFEQLRTSRDGLSSADAESRLQLFGLNKLEEKPENKFLKFLSFMWNPLSWVMEAAAVMAIALANGGSEGPDWQDFVGIICLLILNSTISFIEENNAGNAAAALMARLAPKCKVLRDDQWQEKDAAILVPGDIISIKLGDIIPADARLLEGDPLKVDQSALTGESLPVTKMTGDVVFSGSICKQGEIQAVVIATGIHSFFGKAALLVDSTEVVGHFQKVLTSIGNFCICSIAVGMILEIIVMFPIQHRSYRDGINNLLVLLIGGIPIAMPTVLSVTLAIGSHRLSQQGAITKRMTAIEELAGMDVLCSDKTGTLTLNRLTVDRNLIEVFSEGMDKDIIVLLAARASRLENQDAIDTAIISMLADPKEARANITEVHFFPFNPVDKRTAITYIDSEGNWYRASKGAPEQILDLCYNKDKISGKVHAIIDKFAERGLRSLGVAYQAIPEKTKESSGGPWVFCGLLPLFDPPRHDSAETIRRALNLGVCVKMITGDQLSIAKETGRRLGMGTNMYPSSSLFGHDKDENEALPVDELIEKADGFAGVFPEHKYEIVKILQEKKHVCGMTGDGVNDAPALKKADIGIAVSDATDAARSAADIVLTEPGLSVIVSAVLTSRAIFQRMKNYTIYAVSITIRIVLGFMLLALIWEYDFPPFMVLIIAILNDGTIMTISKDRVKPSPHPDSWKLNEIFATGVVIGAYLALVTVLFYWAIVKTSFFETHFKVRTLSSSIEEVSSAVYLQVSIISQALIFVTRSQSWSFLERPGTLLMCAFVIAQLVATLIAVYAHINFASIRGIGWGWAGVIWIYSLIFYIPLDIIKFTVRYALSGEAWNLLFDRKTAFTSKKDYGKEDRKAQWVISQQSLQGLIPSDIIANGRRSSLIAEQAKRRAEIARLGEIHTLRGHVESVVRLKKLDINVIQTAHTV, encoded by the exons ATGGAAGATCTGAATAAGCCATTGCTTGATCCAGAAAACTTTACTCAAGATTCAATGGATTTG GAACGCATGCCCTTGGAGGAAGTTTTTGAACAGCTAAGAACTTCTCGAGATGGACTTTCGTCAGCAGATGCTGAGTCACGCTTACAGCTTTTTGGCCTAAATAAGCTAGAGGAGAAGCCT GAAAATAAGTTTTTGAAGTTCCTTAGTTTCATGTGGAACCCCTTGTCATGGGTTATGGAAGCTGCAGCAGTGATGGCAATCGCACTTGCTAATGGTGGA AGCGAGGGTCCTGATTGGCAAGACTTTGTTGGAATTATCTGCCTACTGATTCTCAATTCAACAATTAGTTTTATTGAGGAAAACAATGCTGGAAATGCAGCAGCAGCACTTATGGCTCGTCTTGCTCCTAAGTGCAAG GTACTCCGAGATGATCAATGGCAAGAGAAGGATGCAGCTATTCTAGTACCAGGGGATATCATCAGCATTAAGCTTGGTGACATTATCCCAGCAGATGCTCGTTTGCTTGAGGGTGACCCTCTGAAAGTTGACCAG tCAGCTCTGACTGGTGAATCTCTACCTGTCACAAAGATGACAGGTGACGTAGTATTCTCTGGTTCAATTTGTAAACAAGGAGAGATTCAGGCTGTAGTAATTGCAACTGGAATTCACTCTTTCTTTGGGAAAGCTGCTCTTTTGGTAGACTCTACAGAAGTAGTTGGGCATTTTCAGAAG GTTCTTACTTCAATTGGGAATTTCTGTATATGCTCGATAGCCGTTGGAATGATTCTTGAGATCATAGTCATGTTTCCAATCCAACATCGTTCATACAGAGATGGAATCAACAACCTTCTCGTTCTTTTAATAGGAGGCATACCCATAGCTATGCCGACAGTGTTATCTGTAACCCTTGCAATTGGTTCTCATCGCCTCTCTCAACAG GGTGCAATTACTAAAAGGATGACAGCCATCGAAGAATTGGCTGGAATGGATGTTCTTTGCAGCGATAAAACTGGCACACTCACCTTGAATCGACTCACTGTTGACCGGAATCTTATTGAG GTTTTCAGTGAGGGCATGGACAAAGACATAATTGTTTTGCTTGCAGCAAGAGCCTCAAGGCTTGAAAACCAGGATGCCATTGATACTGCTATCATTAGTATGCTTGCTGATCCTAAAGAG GCACGTGCAAACATCACTGAAGTACATTTTTTCCCCTTCAACCCAGTGGACAAACGGACAGCAATTACATACATCGATTCAGAAGGAAACTGGTATCGAGCTAGCAAAGGTGCTCCAGAGCAG ATTCTAGATCTATGCTATAATAAAGACAAAATTTCTGGAAAAGTTCATGCAATCATTGACAAATTTGCTGAAAGGGGACTACGCTCTCTTGGAGTTGCTTATCAG GCCATTCCTGAGAAAACAAAAGAGAGTTCAGGTGGTCCATGGGTTTTTTGTGGCTTATTGCCATTGTTTGATCCACCTAGACATGACAGTGCTGAGACCATTCGGAGGGCACTGAACCTGGGTGTCTGCGTGAAGATGATTACTG GTGACCAGCTATCCATTGCTAAAGAAACTGGAAGACGCCTTGGAATGGGAACGAACATGTACCCTTCCTCATCATTGTTCGGTCATGATAAAGATGAAAATGAAGCTCTTCCAGTTGATGAACTTATTGAAAAAGCGGACGGATTTGCTGGTGTCTTTCCTG AGCATAAGTATGAGATTGTGAAAATTCTCCAAGAAAAGAAGCACGTGTGTGGGATGACAGGAGATGGTGTCAATGATGCTCCTGCACTCAAGAAAGCAGACATTGGAATAGCAGTATCAGATGCCACTGATGCTGCTAGGAGTGCTGCTGATATTGTTCTTACGGAACCCGGCTTGAGTGTCATTGTCAGTGCAGTCTTGACCAGCCGGGCCATATTTCAGAGAATGAAGAACTACACA atttatgctGTGTCCATTACTATACGAATAGTG CTTGGGTTCATGCTTCTCGCTTTGATTTGGGAATATGATTTCCCTCCTTTTATGGTTTTGATAATAGCCATTCTGAATGATG GGACCATCATGACAATATCCAAGGATCGTGTGAAGCCATCACCACACCCTGATAGTTGGAAACTCAATGAGATTTTCGCTACAGGTGTTGTCATAGGGGCTTACCTTGCATTAGTTACAGTTCTCTTTTACTGGGCTATCGTCAAGACTAGCTTCTTTGAG ACTCATTTCAAAGTTAGAACTCTCAGCAGCAGCATTGAAGAGGTCTCGTCTGCTGTATATCTGCAAGTTAGCATCATCAGCCAAGCTCTTATATTCGTCACACGTAGTCAGAGTTGGTCATTTTTAGAGAGACCGGGTACTCTCCTAATGTGTGCATTTGTTATAGCTCAGCTG GTTGCCACCCTGATTGCAGTTTACGCACATATCAACTTTGCATCGATTCGTGGTATAGGCTGGGGCTGGGCTGGTGTGATTTGGATTTACAGTTTAATTTTCTACATTCCTCTTGACATAATCAAGTTCACCGTTAGATATGCTCTCAGTGGAGAGGCATGGAATCTGCTGTTTGACAGAAAG ACTGCTTTTACTTCCAAAAAAGACTACGGAAAGGAAGATAGAAAAGCTCAATGGGTAATCTCCCAGCAGTCCTTGCAGGGGCTTATACCTTCTGATATCATTGCCAATGGAAGACGGTCTTCTTTGATTGCTGAACAGGCAAAGAGACGTGCTGAGATAGCCAG ATTGGGAGAAATACACACGCTAAGAGGACACGTAGAATCTGTAGTGAGACTGAAGAAGTTAGACATCAATGTTATTCAAACTGCTCACACAGTATGA
- the LOC135674082 gene encoding ATPase 10, plasma membrane-type-like isoform X2, with product MEDLNKPLLDPENFTQDSMDLERMPLEEVFEQLRTSRDGLSSADAESRLQLFGLNKLEEKPENKFLKFLSFMWNPLSWVMEAAAVMAIALANGGSEGPDWQDFVGIICLLILNSTISFIEENNAGNAAAALMARLAPKCKVLRDDQWQEKDAAILVPGDIISIKLGDIIPADARLLEGDPLKVDQSALTGESLPVTKMTGDVVFSGSICKQGEIQAVVIATGIHSFFGKAALLVDSTEVVGHFQKVLTSIGNFCICSIAVGMILEIIVMFPIQHRSYRDGINNLLVLLIGGIPIAMPTVLSVTLAIGSHRLSQQGAITKRMTAIEELAGMDVLCSDKTGTLTLNRLTVDRNLIEVFSEGMDKDIIVLLAARASRLENQDAIDTAIISMLADPKEARANITEVHFFPFNPVDKRTAITYIDSEGNWYRASKGAPEQILDLCYNKDKISGKVHAIIDKFAERGLRSLGVAYQAIPEKTKESSGGPWVFCGLLPLFDPPRHDSAETIRRALNLGVCVKMITGDQLSIAKETGRRLGMGTNMYPSSSLFGHDKDENEALPVDELIEKADGFAGVFPEHKYEIVKILQEKKHVCGMTGDGVNDAPALKKADIGIAVSDATDAARSAADIVLTEPGLSVIVSAVLTSRAIFQRMKNYTLGFMLLALIWEYDFPPFMVLIIAILNDGTIMTISKDRVKPSPHPDSWKLNEIFATGVVIGAYLALVTVLFYWAIVKTSFFETHFKVRTLSSSIEEVSSAVYLQVSIISQALIFVTRSQSWSFLERPGTLLMCAFVIAQLVATLIAVYAHINFASIRGIGWGWAGVIWIYSLIFYIPLDIIKFTVRYALSGEAWNLLFDRKTAFTSKKDYGKEDRKAQWVISQQSLQGLIPSDIIANGRRSSLIAEQAKRRAEIARLGEIHTLRGHVESVVRLKKLDINVIQTAHTV from the exons ATGGAAGATCTGAATAAGCCATTGCTTGATCCAGAAAACTTTACTCAAGATTCAATGGATTTG GAACGCATGCCCTTGGAGGAAGTTTTTGAACAGCTAAGAACTTCTCGAGATGGACTTTCGTCAGCAGATGCTGAGTCACGCTTACAGCTTTTTGGCCTAAATAAGCTAGAGGAGAAGCCT GAAAATAAGTTTTTGAAGTTCCTTAGTTTCATGTGGAACCCCTTGTCATGGGTTATGGAAGCTGCAGCAGTGATGGCAATCGCACTTGCTAATGGTGGA AGCGAGGGTCCTGATTGGCAAGACTTTGTTGGAATTATCTGCCTACTGATTCTCAATTCAACAATTAGTTTTATTGAGGAAAACAATGCTGGAAATGCAGCAGCAGCACTTATGGCTCGTCTTGCTCCTAAGTGCAAG GTACTCCGAGATGATCAATGGCAAGAGAAGGATGCAGCTATTCTAGTACCAGGGGATATCATCAGCATTAAGCTTGGTGACATTATCCCAGCAGATGCTCGTTTGCTTGAGGGTGACCCTCTGAAAGTTGACCAG tCAGCTCTGACTGGTGAATCTCTACCTGTCACAAAGATGACAGGTGACGTAGTATTCTCTGGTTCAATTTGTAAACAAGGAGAGATTCAGGCTGTAGTAATTGCAACTGGAATTCACTCTTTCTTTGGGAAAGCTGCTCTTTTGGTAGACTCTACAGAAGTAGTTGGGCATTTTCAGAAG GTTCTTACTTCAATTGGGAATTTCTGTATATGCTCGATAGCCGTTGGAATGATTCTTGAGATCATAGTCATGTTTCCAATCCAACATCGTTCATACAGAGATGGAATCAACAACCTTCTCGTTCTTTTAATAGGAGGCATACCCATAGCTATGCCGACAGTGTTATCTGTAACCCTTGCAATTGGTTCTCATCGCCTCTCTCAACAG GGTGCAATTACTAAAAGGATGACAGCCATCGAAGAATTGGCTGGAATGGATGTTCTTTGCAGCGATAAAACTGGCACACTCACCTTGAATCGACTCACTGTTGACCGGAATCTTATTGAG GTTTTCAGTGAGGGCATGGACAAAGACATAATTGTTTTGCTTGCAGCAAGAGCCTCAAGGCTTGAAAACCAGGATGCCATTGATACTGCTATCATTAGTATGCTTGCTGATCCTAAAGAG GCACGTGCAAACATCACTGAAGTACATTTTTTCCCCTTCAACCCAGTGGACAAACGGACAGCAATTACATACATCGATTCAGAAGGAAACTGGTATCGAGCTAGCAAAGGTGCTCCAGAGCAG ATTCTAGATCTATGCTATAATAAAGACAAAATTTCTGGAAAAGTTCATGCAATCATTGACAAATTTGCTGAAAGGGGACTACGCTCTCTTGGAGTTGCTTATCAG GCCATTCCTGAGAAAACAAAAGAGAGTTCAGGTGGTCCATGGGTTTTTTGTGGCTTATTGCCATTGTTTGATCCACCTAGACATGACAGTGCTGAGACCATTCGGAGGGCACTGAACCTGGGTGTCTGCGTGAAGATGATTACTG GTGACCAGCTATCCATTGCTAAAGAAACTGGAAGACGCCTTGGAATGGGAACGAACATGTACCCTTCCTCATCATTGTTCGGTCATGATAAAGATGAAAATGAAGCTCTTCCAGTTGATGAACTTATTGAAAAAGCGGACGGATTTGCTGGTGTCTTTCCTG AGCATAAGTATGAGATTGTGAAAATTCTCCAAGAAAAGAAGCACGTGTGTGGGATGACAGGAGATGGTGTCAATGATGCTCCTGCACTCAAGAAAGCAGACATTGGAATAGCAGTATCAGATGCCACTGATGCTGCTAGGAGTGCTGCTGATATTGTTCTTACGGAACCCGGCTTGAGTGTCATTGTCAGTGCAGTCTTGACCAGCCGGGCCATATTTCAGAGAATGAAGAACTACACA CTTGGGTTCATGCTTCTCGCTTTGATTTGGGAATATGATTTCCCTCCTTTTATGGTTTTGATAATAGCCATTCTGAATGATG GGACCATCATGACAATATCCAAGGATCGTGTGAAGCCATCACCACACCCTGATAGTTGGAAACTCAATGAGATTTTCGCTACAGGTGTTGTCATAGGGGCTTACCTTGCATTAGTTACAGTTCTCTTTTACTGGGCTATCGTCAAGACTAGCTTCTTTGAG ACTCATTTCAAAGTTAGAACTCTCAGCAGCAGCATTGAAGAGGTCTCGTCTGCTGTATATCTGCAAGTTAGCATCATCAGCCAAGCTCTTATATTCGTCACACGTAGTCAGAGTTGGTCATTTTTAGAGAGACCGGGTACTCTCCTAATGTGTGCATTTGTTATAGCTCAGCTG GTTGCCACCCTGATTGCAGTTTACGCACATATCAACTTTGCATCGATTCGTGGTATAGGCTGGGGCTGGGCTGGTGTGATTTGGATTTACAGTTTAATTTTCTACATTCCTCTTGACATAATCAAGTTCACCGTTAGATATGCTCTCAGTGGAGAGGCATGGAATCTGCTGTTTGACAGAAAG ACTGCTTTTACTTCCAAAAAAGACTACGGAAAGGAAGATAGAAAAGCTCAATGGGTAATCTCCCAGCAGTCCTTGCAGGGGCTTATACCTTCTGATATCATTGCCAATGGAAGACGGTCTTCTTTGATTGCTGAACAGGCAAAGAGACGTGCTGAGATAGCCAG ATTGGGAGAAATACACACGCTAAGAGGACACGTAGAATCTGTAGTGAGACTGAAGAAGTTAGACATCAATGTTATTCAAACTGCTCACACAGTATGA